One genomic window of Desulfomonilia bacterium includes the following:
- a CDS encoding neutral/alkaline non-lysosomal ceramidase N-terminal domain-containing protein, protein MRTILKSGPVISLILFLLLSGCSSGGSDNPVSPAGQAEDSSGQDVPDILYAGVGKADVTGPPAMAQFMGMAEPSQKGEGLLSRTYARAFVFRQGDKKMAYVTSDVCMIFQGVKQEVVRSLKDEGWSDDNIMLQGTHTHAAPGGASLSPMYNLGGGGFNKINFDVQVSGIVKAIRLAEASLQPADLRINEDNLFQCGWNRSPRAYINNPLTELKHYGRVSDITSIDNEAGFSNLENLDPEDREHLENGLSTGYVNGVDWNNTNKRMTLLKIGENAMVNWFALHPTSLGTNFRFVSGDSKGYAESLWERRFPYMTGAFAQANCGDVSGNIMYGPPSKTGIYDWQHTKELGKRQFDKALELYLNANGGEHKLSPVIDYRHVFVDMSCVASEDPKNPWQTSKAAMGGPITAGSTEDSGSPAPLFREGITVDDLSPDGIASLTERFFALLAPNLFGLISPGTLGSLTDEYKASQYPKVILLATGFIQVSSKDGDTGKDIKIPFCSNILPVQLFRIGELIICAMPVEVTTMAGRRIENTIKLIFNGDRNGDGWADEEGPVRYVVVAQCTNDYAGYVTTLEEYQKQYYEGASTQFGPNELKAFQQTVAKLALSMKNNSRMDKTGEPVPPFPDKTAMAESSTSTLNWPLFDWQSTQNPFGGIVKGPYFEKEPDGVRYLKLRIWGAFPNRNLMTDGTYMTVRTPANDVYRLAPKDFLYTDDDPETRFQWEKAGFNQSIITLWFDMTDQPETGTYEFTYESEARTILNEVFPIKKKYRFRIEDVGTPDITVKIMDF, encoded by the coding sequence ATGAGGACTATCCTTAAATCCGGACCTGTAATCTCGCTTATCCTGTTTTTACTTTTATCAGGCTGTTCTTCAGGCGGCAGTGATAATCCTGTTAGTCCGGCAGGCCAGGCTGAAGATTCGTCCGGACAGGATGTTCCGGATATCCTGTACGCAGGTGTGGGCAAGGCAGATGTAACAGGGCCGCCGGCCATGGCGCAGTTCATGGGAATGGCCGAACCTTCGCAGAAGGGCGAAGGACTGCTTTCCCGTACTTACGCCAGGGCATTTGTCTTCAGGCAGGGCGATAAGAAGATGGCCTATGTTACATCCGATGTCTGCATGATTTTTCAGGGTGTCAAGCAGGAAGTAGTCAGGTCATTGAAGGACGAAGGATGGTCTGATGATAACATCATGCTCCAGGGAACGCACACCCATGCGGCGCCAGGCGGTGCTTCACTGTCTCCCATGTATAATCTGGGCGGCGGAGGATTTAATAAAATTAATTTCGATGTGCAGGTCAGCGGCATCGTCAAGGCCATACGGTTAGCGGAAGCATCCCTGCAGCCGGCGGATTTGAGAATCAATGAGGACAATCTGTTCCAGTGCGGATGGAATCGTTCGCCTCGGGCCTACATTAATAATCCGCTGACCGAACTCAAGCATTACGGTCGTGTTTCCGACATCACTTCCATAGATAATGAGGCCGGCTTCAGCAACCTGGAAAATCTTGATCCTGAAGACAGGGAACACCTTGAAAACGGTCTTTCCACAGGTTACGTTAACGGTGTTGACTGGAACAACACCAACAAACGCATGACCCTACTGAAAATCGGCGAAAACGCCATGGTAAACTGGTTTGCGCTGCACCCGACATCTCTCGGTACCAATTTCCGGTTTGTTTCCGGCGACAGCAAGGGATATGCCGAATCCCTGTGGGAGCGGCGCTTTCCTTACATGACCGGTGCCTTCGCCCAGGCGAATTGCGGAGACGTCTCCGGAAACATCATGTACGGCCCCCCCAGCAAGACTGGAATATACGACTGGCAGCATACCAAGGAGCTTGGCAAAAGACAGTTTGACAAGGCGCTTGAGCTCTACTTGAATGCTAACGGAGGCGAACATAAACTTAGTCCTGTCATAGATTACCGTCATGTCTTTGTTGACATGTCCTGCGTTGCAAGCGAAGACCCTAAAAATCCCTGGCAAACCTCCAAGGCGGCCATGGGCGGTCCTATTACGGCAGGCAGCACCGAAGATTCCGGGTCGCCTGCTCCTCTTTTCAGAGAAGGTATTACTGTTGACGATCTGAGTCCCGACGGTATAGCCAGCCTCACCGAACGCTTCTTTGCCCTTCTGGCCCCAAACCTGTTTGGTTTGATCTCCCCCGGTACTTTAGGTTCTCTTACTGACGAATATAAAGCCAGCCAATATCCGAAGGTGATTCTTCTGGCCACTGGATTCATCCAGGTATCATCAAAGGACGGTGATACTGGAAAAGACATAAAAATTCCGTTTTGTTCCAATATTCTTCCTGTCCAGCTTTTCAGGATAGGGGAGCTGATAATATGTGCCATGCCTGTTGAGGTGACTACAATGGCCGGACGGCGTATCGAGAACACGATAAAGCTGATTTTCAACGGTGATCGAAATGGTGACGGCTGGGCTGACGAGGAGGGGCCGGTCAGATATGTAGTCGTTGCACAATGCACCAATGACTATGCAGGTTATGTCACGACATTAGAGGAGTACCAGAAGCAGTATTATGAAGGCGCTTCCACTCAATTCGGTCCGAATGAACTGAAGGCCTTCCAGCAGACGGTTGCAAAACTGGCCTTATCAATGAAGAATAACTCCCGGATGGACAAGACCGGCGAACCCGTTCCCCCATTCCCGGATAAAACAGCCATGGCGGAGTCTTCGACATCAACACTCAATTGGCCTCTTTTTGACTGGCAGAGCACGCAGAATCCGTTCGGAGGCATTGTCAAGGGTCCATATTTCGAGAAGGAACCAGACGGGGTCCGCTATCTCAAGCTCAGGATATGGGGTGCTTTCCCCAACCGCAATCTTATGACAGACGGGACTTACATGACAGTCAGAACGCCGGCCAATGATGTTTACAGACTGGCCCCCAAAGATTTCCTCTATACTGACGACGACCCTGAAACACGTTTCCAGTGGGAGAAGGCTGGCTTCAACCAGTCCATAATCACGCTATGGTTTGACATGACAGACCAGCCTGAAACCGGAACATATGAATTTACATATGAATCCGAGGCCAGAACCATATTGAATGAAGTATTTCCGATCAAAAAGAAATACAGATTCAGAATCGAAGACGTGGGAACTCCGGATATTACGGTCAAAATCATGGATTTCTGA
- a CDS encoding HEAT repeat domain-containing protein — translation MKRILYITAVTIFISVALYVPASAAETKDVLKDIDKMASLGEKAESSLVKSVVGQAEKNPNEISAAIIRKLKDKDLPEVQLAVYIWVLGMTKDPDAVDAVIDVYKKTQSSQVQGNCLGALANIGGNKSGDFLLSTLESTKDVEMRYNILNLLGQMQYEKALPQTVEILKLDIKNYYWLNMLVFGKMGDKSVSFLIEKINDPDRNIRANAINVLGQLLISTEAAQPMFEHYWKETDTGISGMILGSLTSTVPDFSVMTKYFKEVTAREKNNDLLNLARNTLDNMKNMKADVESFMKKKKVSAEAFRKEYDNIYKSAGKEGDYEVLAASSTVKNEPELKRLRERILQRNSEDAFFDYRKINVIIIDNRLGENMEGRNGVKP, via the coding sequence ATGAAACGAATACTGTATATTACAGCCGTGACGATATTCATATCGGTTGCTTTATATGTGCCTGCATCCGCCGCGGAGACCAAGGATGTCTTGAAAGATATAGATAAGATGGCCTCTCTCGGTGAAAAGGCGGAGTCGTCTCTTGTCAAATCCGTAGTGGGTCAAGCCGAAAAAAATCCGAATGAAATATCGGCAGCCATCATCCGCAAGCTCAAGGACAAGGACCTGCCTGAAGTTCAACTGGCGGTTTATATATGGGTTCTGGGAATGACAAAGGACCCTGATGCGGTTGATGCCGTAATCGACGTTTATAAGAAGACTCAATCCAGTCAGGTTCAGGGGAATTGCCTTGGCGCACTGGCAAATATCGGAGGGAATAAATCAGGCGATTTTCTTCTCTCAACCCTTGAATCAACCAAGGATGTTGAAATGCGCTACAACATTCTGAACCTGCTCGGCCAGATGCAATATGAGAAGGCATTGCCGCAGACCGTGGAGATATTGAAGCTGGATATAAAGAACTATTACTGGCTTAACATGCTGGTATTCGGAAAGATGGGCGATAAATCGGTTTCGTTCCTCATAGAGAAGATAAATGATCCTGACCGAAACATCCGGGCCAATGCAATAAATGTTCTGGGACAATTGCTTATATCTACCGAAGCTGCACAGCCGATGTTCGAGCATTACTGGAAAGAAACGGATACGGGAATAAGCGGGATGATACTTGGCTCACTTACTTCAACTGTTCCGGATTTTTCCGTTATGACGAAATATTTTAAAGAGGTCACGGCCAGGGAGAAGAACAATGATCTTCTGAATCTGGCCCGGAATACCCTGGATAACATGAAAAATATGAAAGCGGACGTCGAATCGTTTATGAAAAAGAAGAAGGTCTCTGCAGAGGCCTTCAGAAAAGAATACGATAATATCTATAAGTCAGCCGGGAAAGAAGGTGACTACGAGGTTCTGGCCGCTTCAAGCACAGTTAAGAACGAACCCGAACTCAAACGTTTGCGTGAGAGGATACTCCAGAGGAATTCGGAAGATGCCTTTTTTGATTACAGAAAGATCAATGTGATAATAATTGATAACAGGCTGGGAGAAAATATGGAGGGCCGGAATGGCGTCAAGCCGTAA
- a CDS encoding right-handed parallel beta-helix repeat-containing protein, with amino-acid sequence MKKLIIIIIIPLLLVSNAKAEESAPTAAHIKDSKIWILDSPSEWPAMIRPGIMGGGGRTIYYSDFLIPAVGTENLLVFINPKLNWDDHDANEQNIGIGLRHMAFEENVILGANLYYDFFKSYYGNRFEQWGFGVEALSRWVDVRANFYFPQSSKIVLDQEITHEFASRSLNKLTTSTYEEPMQGVDYEAGALIPFISDYVETRAFIGGYNYTADLGPDINGIKARLEIMPIPLLTLDVKVSNDNVSSTEAYVGGYVTLPFSIGNMLKSGNPFESMEKFFSFGKGARPLRDRMTDMVMRDMDVLVKEITPAPVETKVIDGLTYVDNSNTTGIEDGSYEHPYRTIQEGVDNAFGDKWVYVRQGNDGYNEVVKLSDDTVLWGSGYDGGFKGILATGYPVIDGTGLPGDSSLVTIRDNNTVMGLHLQNAPSNGIIFTDGITSTGTINNNIIKDSGWDGINLSNNTGTISGFTISDNSITGSYWRGIDLSNNSGTMQNFSILNNIACDSQGGGGDESFDTGGIIAVENTGTMSGFTISGNIANGYLGGGGISFGYNMGTLSDFIISNNECNINSYGLYLHGNGSPHGVAIMKNFTISDNTFNGNGFVGIDLVDNGSRKGDGDMINFIISRNTVNENHLRGIIIGNGSEHYGTMSDFIFSENTISNNGKDGMSLSFNGGNPISLGSRGIMTNFTFTGNTITGNGYKYPSSSGGYGIIIDDNGLNGYGEMSGFVFSRNIISDNRSNGININANGSNGEGVMKNFSFTYNSINNNKINGISITRNGERGGIGTMSDFTISHNTITGSGHYGINLSENSGTMTGFTISNNSIKDSGWDGINLSENTGTISGFTISDNSITGSYWRGIDLSNNSGTMQNFNILNNIACDSQGGGSISDYVGGIIGVSNTGTMSGFTISGNTANGYEGGTGISFYKNKGKIEGFLISDNTCNLNTEGLSLGGNARPGGVAVMKDFTISGNTFNDNGFVGLTFFDNGSEGDGDMSNFTISGNTINGNQMTGINLSTNGSNGYGIMTGFVLSGNTINNNGLIGIDISYNGGNPIYFSNRGIMENFTFTENTITGNGFRSLSPSGGDGILISDNGLRGEGTMSGFVFSGNIISDNRSNGIRIKDNGYQGTGTIENFTFMHNTLSNNHANGITMTGNGDRGGTGTIDNFTFTRNTIIGNYQNGMVFNNEAGGTMSRINLGDGVSGGYNSIYANNIEGGAYYDIDNQTLTNINAQNNWWGTTDSKIIEANINSKDNITYSPYLHSEP; translated from the coding sequence ATGAAAAAACTAATTATCATAATTATAATTCCATTACTGTTAGTTTCCAATGCAAAAGCCGAGGAATCGGCACCGACTGCCGCCCATATCAAGGACAGCAAAATATGGATTCTCGATTCGCCGTCCGAATGGCCTGCGATGATACGCCCCGGAATAATGGGCGGAGGCGGCAGAACCATTTATTATTCCGACTTTTTGATTCCCGCCGTAGGGACGGAAAACCTGCTTGTGTTCATAAACCCCAAACTTAACTGGGACGACCATGATGCAAACGAGCAGAATATCGGTATCGGCTTGAGGCATATGGCGTTTGAGGAAAACGTTATCCTTGGTGCCAATCTGTATTATGATTTTTTTAAAAGCTATTACGGAAACCGCTTCGAGCAGTGGGGTTTCGGTGTGGAGGCCCTTTCCAGGTGGGTGGATGTAAGGGCCAATTTTTATTTCCCGCAGTCATCAAAAATCGTGCTCGATCAGGAAATAACCCATGAATTCGCCTCAAGAAGCCTGAACAAGCTAACAACAAGCACTTACGAAGAGCCCATGCAAGGCGTCGATTACGAGGCAGGGGCGTTGATCCCTTTCATATCCGATTATGTCGAGACAAGGGCCTTCATAGGAGGCTATAACTACACCGCAGACCTTGGCCCGGACATCAACGGCATAAAGGCAAGGCTAGAGATAATGCCGATCCCCCTCCTGACATTGGATGTCAAGGTCTCGAATGACAATGTATCCTCGACAGAGGCGTATGTGGGCGGCTATGTGACGCTGCCATTCTCCATCGGCAATATGCTCAAAAGCGGAAATCCTTTTGAAAGCATGGAAAAGTTCTTTTCTTTCGGCAAAGGCGCAAGGCCTTTGAGAGACCGTATGACAGACATGGTCATGAGGGACATGGATGTCCTTGTAAAAGAGATTACGCCAGCGCCTGTCGAAACAAAGGTGATCGACGGCCTAACCTATGTCGACAACTCCAACACCACTGGCATCGAAGACGGCTCATATGAACACCCCTACAGGACCATACAGGAAGGTGTTGACAATGCGTTCGGAGACAAGTGGGTATATGTGAGGCAGGGCAACGACGGATATAATGAAGTTGTCAAACTAAGCGACGATACTGTCCTATGGGGCAGCGGATACGACGGGGGATTCAAAGGGATTTTAGCCACGGGCTATCCCGTGATCGACGGCACGGGCCTGCCGGGCGATTCCAGCCTCGTGACCATCAGAGACAACAATACGGTAATGGGGCTTCATTTGCAGAACGCCCCGAGCAACGGCATCATATTTACCGACGGCATAACTTCAACAGGCACAATCAACAATAACATTATCAAAGACAGCGGTTGGGACGGCATAAACCTTTCTAATAACACCGGCACCATCTCTGGATTTACCATTTCTGATAATTCCATAACCGGCAGCTATTGGAGGGGAATAGATTTATCAAATAACAGCGGCACGATGCAGAACTTCAGCATACTGAACAATATCGCCTGTGACAGCCAGGGAGGTGGGGGGGATGAATCATTTGATACCGGCGGTATAATTGCGGTGGAAAATACTGGTACAATGTCAGGATTTACTATATCTGGCAACATAGCAAATGGCTATTTGGGGGGGGGCGGAATAAGTTTTGGTTATAATATGGGAACACTTTCAGATTTCATTATATCCAATAACGAATGCAACATAAACTCTTATGGTTTGTATTTACATGGAAATGGAAGTCCACACGGTGTGGCAATAATGAAGAATTTCACGATTTCCGACAACACATTCAACGGAAATGGATTTGTAGGAATAGATTTAGTTGACAATGGCAGCAGAAAAGGCGATGGCGATATGATTAATTTCATTATTTCCCGCAACACCGTCAATGAAAATCATTTGAGGGGAATAATCATTGGAAACGGCTCTGAGCATTATGGCACTATGTCTGACTTTATCTTCTCGGAAAACACCATAAGCAATAACGGGAAAGATGGCATGAGTTTGTCGTTTAATGGTGGCAATCCTATTTCTTTAGGCAGCAGAGGCATCATGACAAACTTCACATTTACCGGAAATACTATCACTGGAAATGGTTATAAATATCCTTCTTCAAGTGGTGGGTACGGTATTATAATAGATGATAATGGATTGAACGGTTATGGAGAAATGAGCGGTTTTGTCTTTTCCCGAAACATCATATCCGATAACAGGTCAAACGGCATAAATATAAATGCAAACGGTTCTAATGGGGAAGGTGTAATGAAAAATTTCTCATTCACATATAACTCCATTAATAATAATAAAATTAATGGCATATCCATAACCAGAAATGGAGAGAGAGGCGGCATAGGCACAATGTCTGATTTTACGATTTCGCATAATACCATTACAGGCAGCGGCCATTACGGCATAAACCTTTCAGAAAACAGCGGAACAATGACGGGCTTTACCATTTCCAATAATTCGATAAAAGACAGCGGTTGGGATGGCATAAACCTTTCAGAAAACACCGGCACGATCTCTGGATTTACCATTTCTGATAATTCGATAACCGGCAGCTATTGGAGGGGAATAGATTTATCAAACAACAGCGGCACGATGCAGAACTTCAATATACTGAACAATATTGCCTGTGACAGCCAGGGAGGTGGCAGTATTTCAGACTATGTCGGTGGGATAATCGGGGTCAGCAATACCGGCACAATGTCAGGATTCACAATATCAGGCAACACCGCGAACGGCTATGAAGGAGGCACCGGAATAAGTTTTTATAAAAACAAGGGCAAAATAGAGGGATTTTTAATATCGGATAATACATGCAACCTGAACACCGAAGGTTTATCTTTGGGTGGAAATGCAAGACCCGGAGGCGTTGCCGTAATGAAGGATTTCACGATTTCCGGCAATACGTTCAACGATAATGGTTTTGTCGGATTAACCTTTTTTGATAACGGTTCCGAAGGAGACGGTGACATGTCCAATTTCACGATTTCCGGCAACACCATAAATGGCAATCAAATGACAGGAATAAATTTATCTACAAACGGCTCTAACGGTTATGGAATCATGACGGGCTTTGTCCTTTCCGGCAACACCATTAACAACAATGGGCTTATAGGCATAGATATATCGTATAATGGTGGCAATCCTATATATTTTAGCAACAGAGGCATCATGGAAAACTTCACCTTCACTGAAAACACTATTACCGGCAACGGTTTTAGATCTCTTTCCCCATCTGGCGGTGATGGCATACTGATATCTGATAATGGTTTGCGCGGTGAAGGCACAATGAGTGGCTTTGTCTTTTCCGGAAACATCATATCCGATAACAGGTCAAACGGCATACGCATAAAGGACAACGGTTATCAGGGCACAGGCACAATAGAAAACTTCACTTTCATGCATAACACTTTAAGCAATAATCACGCTAACGGAATAACAATGACAGGTAATGGCGACAGAGGCGGCACCGGCACGATAGATAACTTCACTTTCACACGCAACACCATTATCGGCAATTACCAAAACGGCATGGTATTCAATAATGAAGCAGGCGGGACGATGAGCCGCATAAATCTGGGCGACGGCGTTTCGGGCGGCTATAATTCCATATATGCCAACAATATAGAAGGCGGTGCCTATTATGACATTGACAATCAGACTCTCACAAATATCAACGCTCAAAACAACTGGTGGGGGACAACAGATTCGAAAATCATAGAAGCCAACATCAATTCAAAGGACAATATAACCTACAGCCCGTATCTTCATTCGGAACCCTGA
- a CDS encoding metallophosphoesterase encodes MHNGNNIMRRVLIPAVILAFMMISAGCREGASGKLTVLSTNDSHSHTIGAPAEQYDPSSTGDGTIGGASRAAAVIDAERLINPDLMAFSAGDFTDGTIFITGENGAADFNLLSDMGFTAACLGNHEMGMGPEGLAHAILNARQPVIPLVCSNFSFSNDDTPEGHSDDLLESLHSETEKPGKYIFDYIIRTTPSGIKVGIFGLIGGSVLMPDALPVKFKINNLKIQTLVNKLRNKEKVDVVVCLMHAGFSIDGSGTPSGEVPDLAKNVYGIDIICSGHSHTLGTAVVKYWAPWSTWKTTIMEADDEFKYVAASNLFVEKGRVNTALTETRHIKVDDTIAGLPSVNARVDEITSDIETKYLSRYPVLGDGTIFATLAHSDFALSSLNSMNLVTDAMRGIAGTDIAVCTPGADTAYVQTSPGGAINVYEAFAAMPHSIGRDGTPGGALYAYYLKGSDILSLFELGTCLLGQLTSDLFVVPSGIRIVFDSSGTIGKRVLQMYEISADEGTETLIYDSENPKYLLRGGWVTDSKKNYSVSSSLLVLIGIRYVTNLLPLVDIWPRDVSGNKVKWEVVSDLDQFVVHGINPLTGESYEVKAWYSLAQWLLNLPGGEVPSRFNDDAAINPAGPAWRRVWDVKKYGEPY; translated from the coding sequence ATGCACAATGGTAATAATATCATGAGGAGAGTTCTTATCCCGGCCGTAATTCTGGCATTCATGATGATTTCAGCAGGCTGCAGAGAAGGAGCGTCAGGAAAGCTTACCGTCCTCAGCACAAATGACAGCCATTCGCACACGATAGGCGCACCGGCTGAGCAGTATGACCCGTCTTCAACAGGAGACGGGACCATCGGCGGCGCTTCCCGCGCAGCAGCTGTAATAGATGCCGAGAGGCTCATAAATCCCGACCTTATGGCGTTTTCCGCAGGAGACTTCACCGACGGGACCATATTCATAACGGGAGAAAACGGTGCCGCTGATTTCAACCTGCTGTCCGACATGGGATTCACGGCAGCGTGCCTCGGTAACCACGAAATGGGCATGGGGCCGGAAGGTCTCGCCCATGCGATACTCAATGCAAGGCAACCAGTAATTCCGCTCGTATGCTCCAATTTCAGTTTCAGTAATGATGACACGCCCGAGGGGCATTCTGACGACCTGCTTGAATCGCTTCACTCAGAGACAGAGAAGCCCGGCAAATATATCTTCGATTACATTATCCGCACAACCCCGTCCGGGATAAAGGTCGGCATCTTCGGCCTGATCGGAGGCAGTGTCCTTATGCCTGATGCCCTGCCTGTGAAATTCAAAATCAACAATCTCAAGATACAGACGCTTGTCAACAAGCTGCGGAATAAGGAGAAGGTCGATGTCGTCGTATGCCTAATGCACGCCGGATTTTCGATTGACGGTTCAGGAACCCCGAGCGGAGAGGTGCCTGACCTTGCAAAGAACGTATACGGTATAGACATAATCTGCTCGGGACATTCACACACGCTGGGAACTGCTGTTGTTAAATACTGGGCGCCATGGAGCACCTGGAAGACAACCATCATGGAGGCCGATGACGAGTTCAAGTATGTGGCCGCATCGAACCTGTTCGTGGAAAAAGGCAGGGTGAACACCGCACTCACCGAAACACGCCATATCAAGGTCGATGACACCATAGCCGGATTGCCTTCGGTCAACGCCAGGGTTGATGAAATCACAAGCGATATCGAGACGAAATACCTGAGCCGTTATCCGGTTCTGGGAGACGGCACGATCTTCGCAACACTGGCTCATTCTGATTTTGCACTATCGAGCTTGAACTCCATGAACCTCGTGACTGACGCCATGCGCGGCATTGCAGGCACCGACATTGCGGTATGCACGCCGGGAGCGGATACCGCTTATGTTCAGACGTCTCCTGGCGGTGCGATAAACGTATATGAGGCCTTTGCCGCCATGCCTCACAGCATCGGCCGCGACGGAACACCCGGGGGGGCACTTTATGCATATTATCTCAAAGGCTCGGATATCCTTTCTCTATTCGAGCTGGGGACCTGCCTGCTGGGACAGTTGACCAGCGACCTGTTTGTAGTGCCCTCTGGAATACGGATAGTCTTTGATTCGAGCGGCACCATAGGCAAACGGGTCCTTCAGATGTATGAAATTTCAGCGGATGAAGGTACTGAAACACTAATTTATGACAGCGAAAATCCCAAATATCTCTTAAGGGGCGGATGGGTCACCGATTCAAAGAAAAACTATTCCGTAAGTTCGAGCCTTCTTGTTCTCATAGGCATCAGATATGTCACTAATCTGTTGCCTCTGGTCGATATCTGGCCGAGGGATGTGAGCGGCAACAAGGTGAAATGGGAGGTCGTATCCGATCTCGACCAGTTCGTCGTACACGGAATCAACCCTTTAACCGGAGAATCCTATGAGGTAAAGGCCTGGTACAGCCTTGCGCAGTGGCTTCTGAATCTTCCCGGCGGAGAGGTCCCGTCACGCTTTAATGATGATGCCGCGATAAACCCGGCAGGTCCTGCCTGGCGCAGGGTATGGGACGTAAAAAAATACGGTGAGCCTTATTAA
- the msrB gene encoding peptide-methionine (R)-S-oxide reductase MsrB — protein MTNNQQTAVFAGGCFWCMEAAFSGEKGVIKAVSGYTGGSVANPSYEQVCSGTTGHYEAVEVTFDPVLISYERLLDIFWRNIDPTDPSGQFSDRGRQYRTAIFYKDENQKKAAVGSKNRLENSGMFDKPVATEILPASVFYKAEDYHQNYARTCPVKYRLYKEGSGRKGWLEKTWGKENLKKKLTPMQYEVTQNCGTEPPFRNEYWDNKREGIYLDIVSGEVLFSSRDKFDSGTGWPSFTRPVESKNIIEKKEKGFMGRTEVRSSKAGSHLGHVFDDGPGPTGLRYCINSASLKFIPKEDMEKAGYGEYLKLFDENKRQGSL, from the coding sequence ATGACGAATAATCAGCAAACCGCGGTGTTCGCCGGCGGCTGCTTCTGGTGCATGGAGGCTGCCTTCAGCGGGGAGAAAGGTGTGATAAAGGCTGTTTCGGGATATACGGGAGGATCCGTTGCCAACCCCTCATATGAACAGGTATGCTCGGGGACGACAGGTCATTATGAAGCGGTCGAGGTGACATTCGATCCGGTCCTTATTTCTTACGAAAGGCTTCTGGACATATTCTGGAGGAATATCGATCCTACCGATCCTTCCGGTCAATTTTCAGACAGGGGCAGGCAGTATAGGACCGCAATATTCTATAAGGACGAAAATCAAAAAAAGGCGGCCGTGGGATCGAAGAACAGGCTCGAAAATTCAGGGATGTTCGACAAGCCTGTCGCCACTGAAATTCTACCGGCATCGGTATTTTATAAGGCCGAAGACTATCATCAGAATTATGCAAGGACCTGCCCTGTCAAATACAGGCTTTACAAGGAGGGTTCAGGCAGAAAGGGCTGGCTGGAAAAGACATGGGGAAAAGAAAACCTGAAAAAGAAACTTACACCCATGCAGTACGAGGTGACCCAGAACTGCGGAACAGAGCCTCCTTTCAGAAATGAATACTGGGACAACAAGCGCGAAGGCATATATTTGGACATAGTTTCAGGCGAGGTGCTCTTCAGCTCGAGAGACAAGTTCGATTCCGGTACCGGCTGGCCGAGTTTTACCAGGCCGGTCGAAAGCAAGAACATCATTGAGAAGAAGGAAAAGGGCTTCATGGGAAGGACGGAGGTCAGGAGCAGTAAAGCCGGTTCTCATCTCGGCCATGTATTTGATGACGGGCCGGGACCAACAGGCCTTAGATACTGCATAAACTCGGCATCGCTGAAATTCATACCAAAAGAGGATATGGAAAAAGCCGGGTATGGTGAGTATCTGAAGCTCTTTGATGAAAATAAAAGGCAGGGGTCTTTGTAA